A single genomic interval of Cystobacter ferrugineus harbors:
- a CDS encoding ABC transporter ATP-binding protein, with protein sequence MSEPAIELMDVSRRFGPKVAVDGVSLRIESGQVYGLIGPNGAGKTTTFSMMCGYLRPTRGQVRVMGVTPSAEGALKGKLGVLPQDAVLPGGWKVGPLLMYWARLSGLEAPEREARESLEKVGLLEAWSVETSALSHGMGKRVALAQALMGRPPLVLLDEPTAGMDPRIAHQVRQVILDMRGQRTVVVSSHNLQELEQLCDAAAILDRGRLVQAGSIADLTSQGAEFRVQVARGAILLPELEALPGVTAARLEGEHLLHVRFDGLAHKPEEVISRVVGHLLQSGVLILGVSRGQRLEERVLQLT encoded by the coding sequence GTGAGCGAGCCCGCCATCGAGCTCATGGATGTCTCGCGGCGCTTCGGCCCCAAGGTCGCGGTGGATGGGGTGAGCCTGCGCATCGAGAGCGGCCAGGTGTACGGCCTCATCGGCCCCAACGGCGCCGGCAAGACGACCACCTTCTCCATGATGTGTGGCTACCTGCGGCCCACCCGGGGCCAGGTGCGGGTGATGGGCGTCACCCCCAGCGCCGAGGGCGCGCTCAAGGGCAAGCTCGGCGTGCTGCCGCAGGACGCGGTGCTGCCCGGAGGCTGGAAGGTGGGGCCGCTGCTCATGTACTGGGCCCGGCTGAGCGGCCTGGAGGCCCCCGAGCGCGAGGCGCGCGAGTCCCTGGAGAAGGTCGGCCTGCTGGAGGCATGGAGCGTGGAGACGAGCGCCTTGTCCCACGGCATGGGCAAGCGCGTGGCCCTGGCCCAGGCGCTCATGGGACGCCCGCCCCTCGTGCTGCTCGACGAGCCCACCGCCGGGATGGACCCGCGCATCGCCCATCAGGTGCGACAGGTCATCCTCGACATGCGCGGCCAGCGCACGGTGGTGGTCTCCAGTCACAACCTCCAGGAGCTGGAGCAGTTGTGTGACGCGGCGGCCATCCTCGACCGGGGCCGGCTGGTGCAGGCCGGCTCGATCGCCGACCTCACGAGCCAGGGCGCCGAGTTCCGCGTCCAGGTGGCCCGGGGCGCCATCCTCCTGCCCGAGTTGGAGGCGCTCCCGGGCGTCACCGCCGCGCGCCTGGAGGGCGAGCACCTGCTGCACGTGCGCTTCGACGGCCTGGCGCACAAACCGGAGGAGGTCATCAGCCGCGTCGTGGGCCACCTGCTCCAGAGCGGCGTGCTCATCCTGGGCGTGTCGCGGGGCCAGCGGCTCGAGGAGCGGGTGCTCCAGCTCACCTGA
- a CDS encoding ABC transporter permease: MNGLKETAVIWSAECQRTLRSTRVLALLGLYSLFSLLVFVVAAFLRSFVQQMTQSGMMTVPSEGIPLAVVVVFFFSLFFLPLYVALMGFDQVSGEVGPRSIRYLTVRARRSSVLWGKLLAQATVLLSLVFALDLGLCVYAWVSTPGFGLADFGENLLRFWLASAVFSFAFLSLTSLCSCVTTSPPVSLILNLAVLVFSIVLWMTALADEGNPVRHLRFLSPLKYSLELLDPAPRTAAVSVAAYAVFTLLFLGSALTALRTRDL; the protein is encoded by the coding sequence TTGAACGGACTGAAAGAAACCGCGGTCATCTGGAGCGCCGAGTGCCAGCGCACCCTGCGCAGCACGCGCGTGCTGGCGCTGCTCGGGCTCTACAGCCTTTTCTCCCTGCTGGTCTTCGTGGTGGCGGCGTTCCTGCGCTCGTTCGTCCAGCAGATGACGCAGTCGGGGATGATGACCGTGCCGAGCGAGGGGATTCCCCTGGCGGTCGTGGTGGTCTTCTTCTTCAGCCTCTTCTTCCTGCCGCTCTACGTGGCGTTGATGGGGTTCGATCAGGTGAGCGGCGAGGTGGGCCCGCGCTCCATCCGCTACCTCACGGTGCGCGCGCGCCGCTCGTCGGTGCTGTGGGGCAAGCTGCTGGCGCAGGCCACGGTGCTGCTGAGCCTCGTGTTCGCGCTCGACCTGGGGCTGTGCGTGTACGCGTGGGTCAGCACACCGGGCTTCGGCCTGGCGGACTTCGGGGAGAACCTCCTGCGCTTCTGGCTGGCCTCCGCGGTCTTCTCCTTCGCCTTCCTGTCGCTCACCTCGCTCTGCTCCTGCGTCACGACGAGTCCTCCCGTGAGCCTCATCCTCAACCTCGCCGTCCTCGTGTTCTCGATCGTGCTGTGGATGACGGCCCTGGCCGACGAGGGCAATCCCGTGCGCCACCTGCGCTTCCTCTCGCCGTTGAAGTACTCGTTGGAGCTGCTCGATCCGGCGCCGCGCACGGCGGCGGTCAGCGTCGCGGCCTATGCCGTCTTCACGCTGCTGTTCCTGGGTTCCGCCCTCACGGCGCTGCGCACGAGGGACCTGTGA